Part of the Ignatzschineria larvae DSM 13226 genome, ATTATTTTTACTCATATTAAAGTGAGAAAGAAGATCTTTGACCGCATTTGATAAGCCTAAAGAGACGCCGATATAAGAGGTTGTTAAGGCAAAGAGTGAGAAGATTCGTACCATTTCACTAATAGTTTTACTGCCGGTAGTGACCTCAAAGGCTTGAATTAAGCCATTAAGATTCGGCGTTTCATTAAGGATCGCAATCAATTCTGACTGTTTAAGCACGCCATGGGTTGCCATTTGCCAAATGATGTAGATGATAAAAATACCAGTTGAGCCGAAGAAACAGGCCATTCGCAATTTACGATTATCTCCTTTGAGATATTCATTAATAGTGGGGGTACAGATGTGAAAGCCAAAGGTCATAAAGAAGATAGGAAGCGCCGAGAAAAAGAGCAGATTATTAGTAGGCTTATACTGTAAATTGGTAATACTAAATTTGCCAAAGAGAAGATAGAGCAAGATGATAAAGCTGATTACCTTCAGGGCAAAAAAGAGACGATTGGTGATATCTGATAAAGCGATACCGATGGTAACAATAATACCGAATAGAATCGCAAAAGAGAGAGAGGCAATTTTCTGCGCTTTCTCGGGGGCTAAATTGAAAGAATTAGGAATAAAACTAAAGAGTAGATCCCCACTGCCGGTAATATACGCGGTTAATACGGCATACATAAAGAAGAGCAGGATAAAGTTCACAATGAGTT contains:
- a CDS encoding aromatic amino acid transport family protein produces the protein MTNRVFGSTLIIAGTAVGAGMLAMPLTSAQMGFGMTFALLFFLWVLLTFTALLYAEVHQYSPYDYGIAGITEQYFGLTGKLIVNFILLFFMYAVLTAYITGSGDLLFSFIPNSFNLAPEKAQKIASLSFAILFGIIVTIGIALSDITNRLFFALKVISFIILLYLLFGKFSITNLQYKPTNNLLFFSALPIFFMTFGFHICTPTINEYLKGDNRKLRMACFFGSTGIFIIYIIWQMATHGVLKQSELIAILNETPNLNGLIQAFEVTTGSKTISEMVRIFSLFALTTSYIGVSLGLSNAVKDLLSHFNMSKNNTLVGAVTFIPPIIVGFTYPNIFLSAFSFAGVIFAFIGVILPVALVYKARKRNPQGRAVRGGNLSLLLALLCAGVIIVVGSFPELLKLPSVVG